A genomic stretch from Telmatocola sphagniphila includes:
- a CDS encoding DUF3472 domain-containing protein, translating into MIRYLVVLAGLLSPGYVLAQGNSTERKYISTPWHLVDTWWDLGKEMPFESYSVDVTLSDTVNPKIPLYIAPIGLGHLNKIPFYGGIQTQLDGNTKKDTRLRKLGPGFLFSMWEERRLEAIRPADGGFCQSSGHEGDFVSVRRPYEWTKGKYTYRLTKMDKEMVDGQPATWVGAFVYSHEKDENIFVGALRFKGENLVLDRKVANFVEIYGRVIPTTDIPHVQITFGNLKVNGEKVLNPTARAIYPKGVPDFAEATTVGQSLQVTLGTEVTNREKRDIKLQFKD; encoded by the coding sequence GTGATACGATATTTGGTAGTACTGGCAGGACTGCTATCTCCCGGCTATGTGCTGGCCCAGGGAAATTCCACGGAGAGGAAGTATATCTCGACTCCCTGGCATCTGGTCGACACCTGGTGGGATCTCGGCAAAGAAATGCCGTTCGAGAGCTACAGCGTCGATGTTACCCTCAGCGATACGGTTAATCCGAAAATTCCCTTGTATATCGCGCCTATCGGACTGGGGCATTTGAACAAAATCCCCTTTTATGGTGGAATCCAGACTCAATTGGATGGAAATACCAAAAAGGACACCCGGCTGCGCAAGCTGGGACCTGGATTTCTCTTTTCAATGTGGGAAGAACGTCGGCTCGAGGCAATTCGCCCGGCGGACGGCGGTTTCTGCCAGAGTTCCGGCCACGAAGGAGATTTCGTCAGTGTCCGCCGACCTTATGAGTGGACGAAAGGGAAATATACCTATCGTCTCACCAAAATGGATAAAGAAATGGTCGATGGCCAGCCCGCCACCTGGGTGGGAGCATTCGTCTACAGCCATGAAAAGGACGAAAATATTTTCGTCGGGGCGCTGCGGTTCAAAGGGGAAAACCTGGTCCTGGATCGCAAAGTCGCCAATTTCGTGGAAATCTACGGACGGGTAATTCCCACCACCGATATCCCCCACGTGCAGATTACTTTCGGTAACCTGAAAGTGAACGGTGAAAAAGTGCTTAATCCTACCGCCAGGGCCATTTATCCCAAGGGAGTGCCTGATTTTGCGGAGGCGACAACCGTGGGTCAATCGCTTCAGGTCACGCTGGGCACGGAAGTAACCAATCGCGAAAAAAGAGACATCAAATTACAATTCAAGGATTGA
- the ribH gene encoding 6,7-dimethyl-8-ribityllumazine synthase: MSLLPTRISILAAEFNKSIIDTMISEAQKTAREAGITDIRVIKVAGCYEIPLIAELELSQSDTGIVVALGYIERGETLHGEVMGNVVHQALVQLQLKHRKPVGIGIIGPGATEEQAQARKVDYAQAAVRASLKNWSLLQGSQKKS, from the coding sequence ATGAGCCTACTTCCGACTCGAATTTCCATCCTGGCGGCGGAATTCAATAAGTCGATCATCGACACAATGATTTCAGAAGCTCAAAAAACCGCTCGGGAAGCTGGGATTACGGATATTCGCGTTATCAAAGTTGCCGGCTGCTACGAAATTCCCTTAATCGCGGAACTGGAACTGTCGCAATCCGATACCGGTATCGTGGTCGCGCTGGGTTACATCGAACGTGGGGAAACTCTGCATGGCGAGGTGATGGGAAACGTGGTGCATCAGGCCTTGGTACAGTTGCAATTGAAGCATCGCAAGCCGGTGGGAATCGGAATTATCGGCCCGGGGGCGACCGAAGAACAGGCGCAGGCCCGCAAAGTTGACTATGCCCAGGCAGCAGTTAGGGCTTCGCTTAAGAACTGGTCGCTCCTTCAGGGAAGTCAGAAAAAATCGTGA
- a CDS encoding ribosomal protein L7/L12 yields the protein MEWSYILLGAILFIAVSSYGQLTFRLGRLEKKLNLLLVQSGIDPNIGPALSEKVQEIARDPSRKIEAIKAYREETGVGLAEAKEAVEEFMRGSNR from the coding sequence ATGGAATGGAGCTATATCCTCCTGGGCGCTATCCTCTTCATAGCGGTTAGTTCCTACGGGCAGTTGACCTTCCGACTTGGTCGGTTGGAGAAGAAGCTCAACCTCTTATTGGTGCAATCGGGCATCGATCCGAATATCGGCCCTGCACTTTCCGAGAAGGTTCAGGAAATTGCCAGAGATCCGAGCCGGAAGATTGAAGCCATCAAAGCCTACCGGGAAGAAACGGGCGTTGGACTGGCGGAGGCCAAAGAGGCGGTAGAAGAATTTATGCGGGGCAGTAATCGGTAG
- a CDS encoding carbohydrate-binding domain-containing protein yields MKRFLITCCAMLLGLASTKAEEAIMVDLSKAELKPANGASTDLLKFDDGKISYYVNGSAILKIQVPADGEYTITLGASCDKAMKKGALITLKADKDTLKENLEIPEESQKDYKVTAKLKKGDVSLSVIYTNDEYKENEYDRNFYLHSVKVEKAK; encoded by the coding sequence ATGAAGCGATTTTTGATTACGTGCTGTGCGATGCTTTTGGGTTTAGCTTCGACCAAAGCAGAGGAGGCCATTATGGTCGATCTCAGCAAAGCGGAACTGAAGCCAGCGAATGGAGCCTCAACCGATCTCCTGAAATTCGACGATGGCAAAATCTCCTACTACGTCAACGGCTCGGCCATCCTGAAAATCCAAGTACCTGCAGATGGCGAATACACCATAACGCTCGGCGCCTCGTGCGACAAAGCCATGAAGAAGGGTGCCTTGATCACTCTCAAAGCCGACAAGGATACTCTCAAGGAGAATCTGGAAATTCCAGAAGAAAGCCAGAAAGATTACAAAGTGACCGCCAAGCTGAAAAAGGGCGATGTAAGCCTGAGCGTGATCTACACCAACGATGAATACAAGGAGAACGAATACGACAGGAACTTTTACCTCCACTCGGTGAAGGTTGAAAAGGCCAAATAA
- a CDS encoding PEP-CTERM sorting domain-containing protein (PEP-CTERM proteins occur, often in large numbers, in the proteomes of bacteria that also encode an exosortase, a predicted intramembrane cysteine proteinase. The presence of a PEP-CTERM domain at a protein's C-terminus predicts cleavage within the sorting domain, followed by covalent anchoring to some some component of the (usually Gram-negative) cell surface. Many PEP-CTERM proteins exhibit an unusual sequence composition that includes large numbers of potential glycosylation sites. Expression of one such protein has been shown restore the ability of a bacterium to form floc, a type of biofilm.), which yields MLSIFRKLSLAGLLLVTANSASKATDYTWNGTSGNGTAVPNQANFSQASNWLGTGAVPVSDVNNTQLYFGGPGTYTNINWDAGPSFSAYSYIVNNQAPGDYNLNANTTKNLGIGAGGIAIQSTGTSSNYRQFIIGNGFLGLTAEATQTWSASAAYSIINVQGSYNNAGFNTTLSTGYNTSSIVFGLGSVISGSGGLTATGPGTVQIQGTSNTYTGSTIVQGNAILDIYNIANGGSVSSIGASDSSASNLVLLGGTLQIRRQDPVNATMSSDRSFSVANGSSTILIDANSYSSFSVFLTGNQTTIATGSTLVKSGNGDLYLGSINAASSSPTGSIVVTGGTLHISGNTVNANLTVQGTTGVLAGGNTGGQGYNGTIYPNVGSIPASYYSPSAGENVIYGTVYVNGGTLAPGNIGSGASNHLTMSVANSVTFANANATFAVGLGGNSPQGGSGSDFYSQLRVYNSAVSLGNATLQAILYYTPGVNDQLYIINNRGGTTTGTFNGLPQGATITISAVGAAASAYTAQISYTGNEALGTLTGGNDVVLYNFSPVPEPAMLLSVVALGAGFFGILRRRRTATASI from the coding sequence ATGCTTTCCATTTTTCGCAAGCTGTCTTTAGCAGGCTTGCTCCTAGTAACTGCTAATTCTGCAAGTAAAGCCACGGACTACACTTGGAATGGTACTTCCGGAAATGGCACTGCTGTCCCCAATCAGGCCAACTTCAGTCAAGCCTCAAATTGGCTGGGTACGGGAGCTGTGCCGGTCAGCGATGTGAATAACACCCAGCTCTATTTTGGTGGGCCAGGTACTTACACGAACATCAACTGGGATGCAGGTCCGTCTTTCAGTGCTTATTCGTATATCGTCAATAATCAGGCACCGGGGGACTACAACCTCAACGCAAACACCACAAAGAATCTCGGTATTGGTGCGGGGGGCATCGCGATTCAGTCCACGGGGACGAGTTCTAACTATCGTCAATTCATAATCGGGAATGGCTTTCTGGGATTGACCGCGGAAGCCACGCAAACCTGGTCGGCTTCTGCTGCCTACTCAATTATCAATGTTCAGGGCAGCTATAACAATGCGGGCTTCAATACGACGCTCAGCACCGGGTATAACACCTCCTCCATCGTTTTCGGTCTGGGTTCCGTCATCTCCGGCAGCGGGGGCCTGACGGCGACCGGGCCCGGAACTGTTCAAATCCAGGGCACCTCGAATACTTACACCGGCAGCACAATCGTTCAGGGCAATGCGATTCTCGATATTTACAATATCGCGAATGGCGGTTCGGTCAGCTCGATCGGGGCCTCCGATTCCAGTGCCAGCAATCTGGTCCTCCTCGGTGGAACGCTGCAAATTCGCCGGCAGGATCCGGTAAACGCTACCATGTCATCGGATCGCAGTTTTTCCGTGGCCAACGGATCCAGCACGATCCTGATCGATGCGAATTCCTATTCCAGCTTTTCTGTATTCCTGACGGGAAATCAGACCACGATTGCTACTGGCAGTACCCTGGTGAAATCGGGTAACGGTGATCTTTACCTGGGATCGATCAATGCGGCCAGTTCTTCCCCGACAGGGTCCATCGTAGTCACCGGTGGCACGCTTCACATTAGCGGAAATACTGTAAATGCGAACTTAACTGTGCAGGGAACGACCGGGGTGCTGGCCGGAGGTAACACAGGCGGTCAAGGCTACAACGGTACCATCTACCCCAATGTCGGAAGCATCCCCGCTTCGTACTACAGTCCCTCGGCTGGTGAAAATGTCATTTACGGGACGGTCTATGTTAACGGTGGCACGTTGGCTCCCGGGAATATCGGATCGGGTGCCTCCAACCATCTGACAATGAGCGTGGCAAACAGCGTAACTTTCGCGAATGCGAATGCGACCTTTGCCGTGGGGCTGGGCGGCAACTCACCCCAAGGAGGTTCCGGCTCGGATTTTTACAGCCAACTCCGCGTTTACAACTCCGCGGTCTCGCTGGGAAATGCAACCTTGCAGGCGATTCTCTACTACACGCCAGGTGTCAACGATCAGTTGTACATCATCAACAATCGCGGGGGCACCACGACTGGAACTTTTAACGGCTTGCCCCAAGGCGCGACCATCACGATCTCTGCCGTCGGGGCGGCGGCCAGCGCTTATACGGCACAGATTTCCTACACGGGGAATGAAGCTCTGGGCACTCTAACCGGGGGTAACGACGTGGTTCTGTATAACTTCAGCCCGGTTCCTGAACCGGCCATGCTGCTGTCGGTTGTGGCCCTGGGAGCTGGCTTCTTTGGGATCCTGCGCCGTCGTCGAACAGCCACCGCCTCGATCTGA
- a CDS encoding C2 family cysteine protease, producing MKLSPTLALLFVFYPSLLYAQAAKEPKVSFEDVLKARYESWTKDLPTGKITADRVNSLVNNPRIHGDDAAAVAALHLYFRAQNNVTSVEESALLQTSKIMDSDERRDQLTKPVNLEQAFSRYRKHIQNAPKELFAKDAPKREGISQGRLGDCFVIAPIGIFVTQHPNRLKGMIDQIIDGSCLVNFPGVKPVRVPKLTEVQIALGSSAGEQGLWLNMMEEACAMELRTLTGKKSAVAMDLISSGGTTAKIIQMLTGHSVESTHLQPADTKERAKVEAEVRRVLTAVHKDKIIACATTSHTKKEDATPGIATGHAYGIVDYNTATDMVTLWNPWGNKLEPKGPDGIKFGYSTVSGVFSVPLKDFLKLYETLLNQTNKPLPKK from the coding sequence ATGAAGCTGTCTCCTACTTTGGCATTACTATTTGTTTTTTATCCCAGCCTCCTCTATGCTCAGGCCGCGAAAGAACCGAAGGTTAGCTTCGAGGATGTTCTAAAAGCCCGTTACGAAAGTTGGACCAAAGATCTACCCACGGGAAAAATCACCGCGGATCGAGTGAATTCTCTCGTGAATAACCCTCGGATTCATGGCGATGACGCCGCGGCTGTCGCGGCCTTGCACCTTTACTTTAGAGCCCAGAATAATGTCACTTCCGTGGAGGAATCCGCACTGCTTCAAACGAGCAAAATCATGGATTCTGACGAACGGCGCGATCAGTTGACAAAACCCGTAAATCTGGAGCAGGCCTTTTCCCGCTATCGAAAACACATTCAGAATGCCCCGAAGGAACTCTTCGCTAAAGATGCCCCCAAACGAGAGGGAATCAGCCAGGGTCGGCTGGGCGATTGCTTCGTCATTGCCCCCATCGGGATATTCGTCACTCAGCATCCCAATCGACTGAAGGGGATGATCGATCAAATTATTGACGGCAGTTGTCTGGTGAACTTTCCGGGCGTGAAACCGGTGCGCGTGCCGAAGCTGACCGAGGTGCAAATCGCACTCGGTTCTTCAGCGGGTGAGCAAGGTCTCTGGCTAAATATGATGGAAGAAGCTTGCGCCATGGAGTTGAGGACGCTGACGGGAAAGAAATCCGCGGTCGCCATGGACCTGATCAGTTCGGGCGGCACCACGGCAAAAATCATTCAGATGCTGACCGGGCACAGTGTGGAATCAACTCATCTGCAGCCGGCGGATACGAAAGAGCGTGCAAAAGTGGAGGCCGAGGTGCGCCGCGTTTTGACGGCCGTGCACAAGGATAAGATCATCGCATGTGCCACGACTTCGCATACTAAAAAGGAGGACGCGACTCCCGGTATCGCCACGGGACATGCCTACGGGATTGTGGATTACAACACTGCCACGGATATGGTGACACTCTGGAATCCTTGGGGCAATAAACTGGAACCCAAAGGGCCGGACGGAATCAAGTTCGGCTACTCCACCGTCTCCGGTGTTTTTTCCGTACCGCTCAAAGACTTCTTAAAACTTTACGAAACGCTTCTGAATCAAACGAACAAGCCACTGCCCAAAAAGTAA
- a CDS encoding outer membrane protein assembly factor BamB family protein → MHQRWLLGLLLWAGFGLTVSASDWPRFRGPNGTGTVADKDVPITWSATQGVKWKLDLPGNGNSSPIVSRGKLFLQAASEDQSKRYLICIDASKGTIDWQKEYKGGRVAIHKLNSPASSTPAADGEKVYAVFWDGKNLYLTAWSYGGEMVWEHDLGEFRSDHGAGLSPIVVGDQVIINNDQQDFAEIQAFSAKTGSPTWKKARQAYRACYSTPFVIQKPKGPSELIVTSTAGLTSYNPDTGAVNWNWMWKFDKKGLRTVGSAIAQNGIIIAASGDGGGDRHMIALKEGASGTVPDSSVLWQKKKGTPYVPTVIGDGKYIYWVLDKEGTLVCANPKTGAEVWSERLGGGAVTASPVIADGKLYIVTEKGTTYVVKTGDKYDLLSKNTLNETVYATPAIADGHLFIRGMKSLYCLGK, encoded by the coding sequence ATGCATCAGCGATGGCTTTTGGGTCTGCTCCTCTGGGCGGGGTTTGGGCTGACCGTTTCAGCCTCGGACTGGCCCCGTTTTCGCGGACCTAACGGAACAGGAACTGTTGCCGATAAGGATGTGCCGATCACCTGGTCCGCCACCCAGGGCGTGAAGTGGAAACTCGATTTACCGGGTAATGGCAACTCGTCCCCCATTGTCTCCCGGGGCAAGCTCTTCCTGCAGGCCGCTTCGGAGGATCAATCCAAGCGTTATCTGATCTGCATAGATGCGAGCAAGGGAACCATCGACTGGCAAAAGGAATACAAAGGCGGCCGGGTGGCTATTCATAAGCTGAATTCCCCCGCTTCCTCGACTCCCGCTGCTGATGGCGAAAAAGTCTACGCGGTTTTCTGGGACGGCAAAAACCTTTATTTGACCGCCTGGAGTTACGGCGGCGAGATGGTCTGGGAACATGATCTCGGCGAATTCCGGAGCGATCATGGCGCGGGACTCTCACCGATTGTGGTGGGCGATCAAGTGATCATCAATAACGACCAGCAGGATTTCGCGGAGATTCAGGCCTTCAGCGCCAAAACCGGCTCTCCCACCTGGAAGAAAGCCCGGCAGGCCTACCGCGCCTGCTACTCAACACCGTTTGTGATCCAGAAACCTAAAGGACCTTCGGAACTGATCGTCACCAGTACGGCCGGGTTGACCAGCTACAATCCCGATACGGGGGCCGTGAACTGGAACTGGATGTGGAAGTTCGACAAGAAAGGTTTGCGAACAGTCGGCTCGGCCATCGCCCAGAATGGAATCATTATCGCCGCTTCGGGGGACGGCGGCGGGGATCGCCACATGATTGCACTGAAAGAGGGGGCATCTGGCACTGTCCCCGACAGTAGTGTGCTCTGGCAGAAGAAAAAGGGGACCCCGTATGTGCCCACGGTCATCGGTGATGGCAAATACATCTACTGGGTGCTCGATAAGGAGGGAACGCTGGTTTGTGCCAACCCGAAAACCGGTGCCGAGGTTTGGAGTGAGAGATTAGGCGGCGGCGCGGTAACCGCTTCCCCCGTGATCGCCGATGGTAAGCTCTACATTGTGACCGAAAAAGGCACCACCTACGTCGTTAAAACGGGCGATAAGTACGATTTGCTAAGTAAGAATACACTCAATGAAACGGTGTACGCGACACCGGCTATCGCCGATGGGCATCTCTTCATCCGCGGGATGAAGTCCCTGTATTGCCTCGGAAAGTGA
- a CDS encoding 3-keto-disaccharide hydrolase, with protein sequence MRVTSFLLFLSLFSLSSSTSRADDEKAGPKDNIPPEGFIALFNGKDLTGWQGHTDLKERATLGAKRLKEVQDMRNGLMAETWTVKEGVINHKPKIDKTGKKIGCSLQTVRDYGNFEMYVDWKIEKAGDSGIYVRGTPQIQIWDSDNLDESLKADWGTGSGGLWNNNLKTGVDPKSIGKTPLVKADKPVGEWNTFHIRMVGNKVTVYLNGKLVVDDKALDPYFDRTKPLPATGPIELQYHGDKLWFKNIYLKELK encoded by the coding sequence ATGCGAGTAACGAGTTTTCTGCTTTTTCTTTCGCTCTTCAGCCTGTCCTCCAGCACTTCCCGCGCGGACGACGAGAAAGCCGGCCCCAAAGATAATATCCCTCCCGAGGGCTTTATTGCTCTGTTCAACGGCAAGGACCTCACTGGCTGGCAGGGGCACACCGATCTGAAAGAACGGGCCACCCTGGGAGCCAAACGGCTCAAAGAAGTCCAGGATATGCGGAACGGCTTGATGGCTGAAACTTGGACCGTCAAAGAAGGCGTCATCAATCACAAACCCAAAATCGATAAAACGGGAAAAAAGATAGGCTGCAGCCTGCAAACGGTTCGGGACTACGGGAACTTCGAAATGTACGTGGACTGGAAAATAGAGAAGGCCGGGGACAGCGGCATCTATGTCCGCGGCACGCCGCAGATTCAGATCTGGGACTCCGATAATCTGGACGAAAGCTTAAAGGCAGACTGGGGCACCGGTTCCGGCGGCCTCTGGAATAACAATCTTAAAACCGGCGTAGATCCGAAAAGCATTGGTAAGACTCCACTGGTCAAAGCCGATAAGCCGGTCGGCGAATGGAACACTTTTCACATTCGAATGGTCGGCAACAAGGTAACGGTTTACCTGAACGGAAAGCTGGTTGTGGACGACAAAGCCCTGGATCCTTATTTCGATCGAACCAAACCGCTACCCGCGACTGGCCCCATCGAACTGCAATACCACGGCGATAAGCTTTGGTTCAAAAACATTTACCTGAAAGAATTGAAGTAA
- a CDS encoding MFS transporter — MRTKLSIMMFLEFFIWSSWFVLNFGYAPQVIGEKHVYTEIKLSADSDPIMVIDKPFVINSAFPIASLLAMFGLTALVDRKMSAEKYMFIAHMIGGLAMLGLGFASDYVPPDQMYLVFAALMYIHCIAYVPTISVSNSIAFTHLKNASHDFGRVRLWGTIGWIAASLPFTFLLTDWSKIQGADTFSSGWFKMVFDPANGKTGDAWLHGVKYAYVAAGVASLLLSMISLVLPHTPPKQSSEPQKSAMGEAIGYLAKPFIFVLFVVTFVDAMIHQGYFLVTEGFLKEKVGIPAGFVLPVMSLGQVAEILTMAVLGWFLKSFGWRFTMILGVMGHAIRFGVFAFYPQQVPVIASIMLHGICYAFFFATVYIFIDAYFPTDVRTSAQGLFNFLILGFGPFVANALWPTLVKNTSVNGVVQWDKYFVYPSATALGAAVILLLFFHPPKQTATGNAGALPH, encoded by the coding sequence ATGCGCACAAAACTCTCGATCATGATGTTTTTGGAGTTTTTCATATGGAGCTCCTGGTTTGTCTTGAACTTCGGCTATGCTCCGCAAGTGATCGGGGAGAAGCATGTTTATACCGAAATCAAACTGTCGGCCGACAGTGACCCGATCATGGTCATCGATAAACCCTTCGTCATTAACAGTGCTTTTCCGATTGCTTCGCTTCTTGCCATGTTCGGTCTGACAGCTCTCGTCGACCGGAAGATGTCCGCGGAAAAATATATGTTCATTGCTCACATGATCGGCGGATTAGCCATGCTGGGTTTGGGTTTTGCCAGTGATTATGTGCCGCCCGATCAAATGTATCTGGTCTTTGCCGCCTTGATGTACATCCACTGTATCGCTTATGTGCCGACCATTTCGGTTTCCAATTCCATTGCATTCACCCACTTGAAGAATGCTTCGCACGATTTCGGCCGCGTTCGACTTTGGGGGACCATCGGTTGGATTGCCGCCAGCCTTCCTTTCACTTTCCTGCTAACCGACTGGAGCAAAATTCAGGGTGCGGACACTTTCTCGTCGGGATGGTTCAAAATGGTGTTCGACCCGGCCAACGGTAAAACGGGCGATGCCTGGCTCCACGGTGTAAAGTATGCCTATGTCGCAGCCGGAGTGGCCTCGCTACTGCTGTCCATGATCAGTCTTGTTTTGCCACACACCCCGCCAAAGCAGAGCTCAGAACCGCAAAAATCGGCCATGGGAGAAGCGATCGGCTATCTGGCCAAACCTTTTATCTTCGTTTTGTTCGTGGTCACCTTTGTCGACGCCATGATCCATCAGGGATACTTCCTCGTCACGGAAGGATTTTTGAAAGAGAAAGTGGGCATTCCAGCCGGTTTCGTATTGCCGGTAATGAGTTTGGGGCAGGTGGCGGAAATTCTGACGATGGCCGTGCTGGGCTGGTTCTTAAAATCATTCGGCTGGCGCTTCACAATGATTCTCGGCGTGATGGGACACGCCATCCGATTCGGCGTTTTCGCATTCTATCCTCAGCAGGTTCCTGTCATTGCTTCGATTATGTTGCACGGGATTTGCTATGCGTTCTTTTTCGCCACAGTTTACATCTTCATCGATGCCTACTTCCCTACCGATGTGAGAACGAGTGCTCAAGGGCTTTTCAACTTCCTAATCCTCGGCTTTGGGCCGTTCGTGGCTAATGCTCTCTGGCCCACGCTAGTCAAGAACACCAGCGTTAATGGCGTTGTGCAGTGGGACAAATACTTCGTTTATCCCTCTGCCACAGCCCTTGGCGCGGCCGTGATTCTGCTCTTGTTCTTCCACCCACCCAAGCAAACGGCCACCGGTAACGCCGGGGCGCTGCCTCACTAG
- a CDS encoding potassium channel family protein: protein MRGPVLLCGLGTIGWRILDFLRAAGVSVVAIDTTCRSDDTRLSGIQFISGDFREEAILRQANIAQVQGVLIVTSDDLINISTGLLARRLNPDARIVLRMFNQNLVNRLGKTVKNMTALSVSALSAPILAISALSGDVMAAFALREERRQVAEIEITETSSLANRAFGLIDPTEKLVLISHQKKDSSQQKQEVASRQVALKPGDRIVVCGVPSDVQRLREPSSEQLRELLWAGKVRRFFRVIHRTFRELERPVQICLAVLVTVVVASTMVYHWGVNDSWPDALYHTISLITTGSELGAEKTEGWFKVFVSLLKIFSIALIAAFTAIVTNYLIKIRLGAALEARRIPDGNHIVICGLGNVGFRVLEELLRIGEESVVILEKKADNPFITAARRKGAVVVIGDGTLPDVLKQCKVETARSVIVATSLELVNLEIALIVAELNPKQRIVIRLGDSLATDTVRQAANVGLALSVTELAAPAFVAALFGDRVMSIFPLEGKLQAVMEWKIADEQDMFHKQRPRDLAQEYHLTLLERTTADLKKSTWDSGRALEVGESITFILPLQQLEQLLQTAVEKIVAVSDSKP, encoded by the coding sequence TTGCGAGGACCAGTATTACTTTGCGGACTGGGGACGATTGGCTGGCGTATCCTCGATTTCCTCAGGGCGGCTGGCGTTTCCGTAGTAGCCATCGACACGACATGCCGATCCGACGACACCCGGTTGTCAGGTATTCAATTCATCTCCGGCGATTTCCGCGAAGAAGCTATACTCCGTCAGGCGAACATAGCCCAGGTGCAAGGAGTGCTGATCGTCACTTCCGACGATCTCATCAATATCTCCACCGGGTTGTTGGCACGCCGTTTAAATCCGGACGCCCGCATTGTGCTTCGGATGTTCAATCAGAATCTGGTGAACCGGCTCGGAAAAACGGTCAAGAATATGACCGCGCTTTCGGTATCCGCTCTGTCCGCTCCGATCCTGGCGATCTCCGCACTTAGCGGCGATGTCATGGCCGCTTTCGCGCTTCGGGAAGAGCGACGGCAGGTGGCGGAAATCGAAATCACCGAAACTTCCAGCCTGGCGAATCGGGCCTTCGGGCTGATCGATCCCACCGAAAAGCTCGTGCTGATCTCCCATCAGAAAAAAGACTCTTCACAGCAAAAACAGGAAGTGGCCTCCCGTCAGGTGGCTTTGAAGCCGGGCGATCGAATAGTCGTCTGTGGCGTACCATCCGATGTGCAGCGACTTCGCGAGCCCAGTTCCGAACAATTGCGAGAACTCCTCTGGGCCGGGAAGGTTCGTCGATTTTTTCGAGTGATTCATCGGACTTTTCGCGAACTGGAACGCCCTGTACAAATTTGTCTGGCCGTGCTGGTAACCGTTGTGGTGGCAAGCACGATGGTCTACCACTGGGGAGTGAACGACTCCTGGCCCGATGCACTTTATCACACCATCAGCTTGATCACCACGGGTTCCGAACTTGGTGCGGAGAAGACGGAAGGGTGGTTCAAGGTCTTCGTCAGCCTTCTGAAAATTTTCAGCATCGCGCTGATTGCCGCATTCACGGCGATAGTCACCAATTACCTTATCAAAATCCGATTGGGAGCCGCACTCGAAGCGAGGCGCATACCCGACGGCAATCATATCGTCATCTGCGGTTTGGGGAATGTCGGTTTTAGAGTTCTCGAAGAACTGCTGAGAATCGGCGAAGAGAGCGTGGTCATACTCGAGAAAAAGGCCGATAATCCGTTCATCACTGCTGCTCGCCGGAAGGGGGCGGTGGTAGTGATCGGGGACGGTACCTTACCGGATGTGTTGAAGCAGTGCAAAGTGGAGACCGCACGGTCGGTGATCGTCGCCACATCGTTGGAACTCGTTAATCTGGAAATCGCCCTGATCGTTGCCGAACTGAACCCGAAACAGCGAATAGTTATCCGGCTGGGAGATTCTCTGGCTACCGATACCGTGCGACAAGCGGCCAATGTCGGGTTGGCCCTATCGGTTACGGAATTGGCTGCCCCCGCCTTTGTAGCGGCTCTATTCGGCGATCGAGTGATGTCTATCTTCCCACTTGAAGGCAAACTTCAGGCAGTGATGGAATGGAAAATTGCCGATGAACAGGATATGTTTCACAAACAACGGCCTCGGGATCTTGCACAAGAGTATCATTTGACACTTTTGGAACGAACCACGGCGGACCTCAAAAAATCGACGTGGGATTCGGGCCGGGCGCTAGAAGTGGGAGAAAGCATCACTTTCATCCTGCCGCTGCAGCAGTTGGAGCAGTTGCTGCAAACGGCCGTGGAAAAGATCGTCGCCGTCTCCGATTCTAAGCCATAA